The DNA region ACGATTTTCCGAAGTCAAGGTCGTGGTGTGGTAATTTTTGCTCATATGCCTCTGGGGATTGCGACCGTGTTAGCGGCTTTTCTCGCCGTAATTGTTACGATGGGTAAGAGAAAGCCCGGAGAACTACCCCAGAGTATGAGGTGGCATCCGATACTGGTGGTGATAAGTCTGGCACTTATTTTGACAATGGGTTTCACCGCACTGTTAAAAGTTTTGAAAGTCTAACAGTTTTTGAATCCAATCCGAAACCAGAAAAAAATCGCCCCAATCTTTTGGATTTTAAAAAAGGCGTATTCAGGGTTGAATGCGCCGGTTAAAAGGATGCCGGATAAGAGTCCCTGGTGGGTGCTTATCAGTGCGGTTCTTTCTACCCGGACCCGGGATAATGTAACTTTAGAAGCGGTGGAGCGGTTGCGCGTGCGGGCGCCGGATGCTCATACGCTTGGCCGATTAAGTCCGGCTGAGGTCGCCAGAGTAATCTATCCAGTGGGATTTTACCGAACGAAGGCAAAGAAACTGGTGAAACTGGCACAGAAGATTGAAGATGAACACCAGGGTCAAGTCCCCAATTCGTTTGAGGAGCTGGTAAAGTTGCCCGCTGTCGGACCCAAGGTGGCGAATATCGTACTGGCTCAGGGGTTTGGGATTCCAGCGATAGCGGTTGATACCCATGTGCACCGCATTGCAAACCGACTCGGACTGGTTCGGACAAAAAAGCCGGCGGAGACCGAAAAGCGACTGTGTGAAATAGTGCCGGTCAGGTTCTGGCGAGAATGGAACCGGTTGTTTGTCGCGCTGGGACAAACGGTCTGTTTGCCGCGTAAGCCACTTTGCCAACAATGCCCGCTGAATTCTATCTGTCTTAAGCGGGGGACCAGAGCCGGGAAAGGACAACGCGGTAGGCGGGGTGGTAATTTTCTACATAAGTTGTCGAGTGCCGAGGCGGATGCTGGGGCTGGGCGATAATCGTTTGGAACCGCTTCGCCTCCTGGGGTAGGGCGCTCTGGCACCATTTTAAAGCGGTATGGAGTCGGGAAGTTAGCAGTTCAGGTTGTGGTGTAAAATTTTGGGCGGTATAAACCAGTGCCTGGAAAAGGCGTTCGGTTTTGGTTACTGAGCCGACAATTGAGGCAAGGTTAACCCGCACGAGCAGCCCATCAGGGTCGACCGGTTCCACTTCAGCGCCGATTTTTGCCGATACTGCAAGAGCGACTTCGCGGTAAAGGTTCTCCTGTTCTTTCTTTTTGTCGATTAAAAGGTGGCCCGGTCCAAAAACACCCTGAAAGATGAGTTTGTAGATGTCTTCGGCTTTAAGTAATGGGTAGTGGCCCAGATGCCAGTTGAGGATATCAATCAGGTGCATTATTACGCCGGCAGGTCAAACGAACTTTTTTCAACTCTGTTCGGGAAGATAAGTTCGATGATTTCAATTAGAATGCCAAACAGGGCACCAAATAGCGCACCGATAGTAAATTGGTAGGTAAGCAGGTTACGGTGAAACTCCTGACCGGTGTGGAACTGAAAAAGCAGGACAACGGTTAGATGAGCCAAACCCACGACGAGTGCCATAATGAGAAATTTGCCGAGCCGGATGCGGTGAAGGAGTTTGAACAGGTAGCCGGCGATGATGAACGATAAACCTACCGGTGTTGCCCAGAGTGCGGCACGAATCGCCGCTGCGGTGCGTAATGGTGGTGTCAGGGCGAGTTGAACGAAAAATAGTAATACGACCATCAGTAGCGCATAACTCAGACCCCGTAGTTGGACCGCGGCGTAAATTAAACCACCTGCCAAGCCCAGGATGATTAATGGAAGCATCGGGAAATTGGTAATCCGGCGGGCAGCGAGAAACATCCGACAGAGCACGCTCGCGCCGAGTCCGGCAATAATATAGGCAAAGGTCCAGAGCGTCTCCCGGGTTGCTTTTGTCATAAAATATCATCGGGTATTAAGCGCTGATGTCAAGAATACCGCGGTTGACAAATAGATGGGATTGGTCATTATATTCAGGTATGAACACCATCATTTTGATTGTCAGTCTTTTCTTATCCGCTTCGCGAGGAGCGGAAACCGGGGTAATTGATGCAGAGCTGGTTTCAGCAAAGAACGAGTTTGGGTTCAAGGTTCTTTCAGCACTTGTCAGTACAGCGCCGCAGGAAAATGTGTTTATCTCGCCTTACAGTATTGCCACTGCTTTGACAATGACCTATAATGGTGCTGCCGGTTCCACCCGTACCGCAATGGGGGCAACGCTTGGTGTTGGTGGTTTAGAGGTTCAGCGGCTTAACACCGGAGAAAAATTTCTTGCTGCAAGATTGCAGAGTGCTAAACCGGGTCTGGAACTGTTGATTGCTAACTCGCTCTGGGCGAGGAAAGGGGTGGCGTTTAATTCCGCTTTTTTGAACACTAACAAGGAGTTTTATCAGGCGGTGGTGGCGACGATTGATTTCAATAGCCCGGATGCAGCGAAAAAGATTAACCAATGGGTAAAGGATAAGACAAAAGGGAAAATCGACAAGGTCGTTGACCGGATTAAACCTGAGGCGGTGCTCTTTTTAATCAATGCGGTTTTCTTTAAGGGCAGATGGCAGGAGAAGTTCGACCCCAGGAACAGTCAGGATGATAAATTTTATCCGGATGATGCCCAACCGGTGCTTGTGAAGATGATGATGCGTTCGGGTAAATTCCGCTATCTGGAAACCGCGGAGTTTCAGGCGGTGGAGTTGCCTTACGATGAGGGCAAGGTTAGTATGCTGATATTTTTACCGGCCCGCGGTAAACTGGACAGTTTGATTTCCCATCTGTCATCTTCCACCTGGCAGGAGTGGTGGAGCAGATTTCGGTCACGGGAGGGAACGGTTTGGTTGCCACGCTTCAAAATGGAGTATGAGAAGAGTTTAAAAGAGGTTTTAACAGAATTGGGGATGGGCGTGGCGTTTGACCTGAATCAGGCCGATTTTTCTTTAATGGGTAAAGGCGGTCCGGGTTTTGCCATCGGTGATGTGAAGCATAAGAGTTTTGTTGAAGTCAATGAAGAGGGCACGGAGGCGGCTGCGGTGACATCGGTGGAAATGGTTCTTGCGTCGGTACCTCCGCAACCTCGTTTTGAGATGGTTATCAATCGACCTTTCCTCTTCGCAATCCAGGATAATGAAACCGGCACAATTTTATTTCTCGGTGCAATGCGAAACCCCGCAGCGCATAATTAAAGGTACATCTCAGGACGGCGGTCTAAAATAATATCGTTGCGGGCAGTGACATTTTTGTTGAGAGCCTGACCGGGGTTTATTTCGACTATTTTTAAAGCTTCCTTATCGGCACTGGCACGGTATAACAGGGTGCCGTCGGGTGCGACAATCTGACTTTGACCCGTAAATTGCATCTTTTTGGCGCCGAGTTGTTCTACACCGATTCGGTTGGCAAGGAGCCAGAACATCCGATTTTCTTGAGCGCGAGTTACGGTCATTGTCTGGGCGTAGTTGAGGATAAGATTTGCCGGATGACACACAATCTGGGCACCGCGCAGGGCAAGGGTGCGGGCGCTTTCCGGAAAGAAGTAGTCAAAACAGACCAGCATACCGATTCGCACACTACCAAGATTGAACACCGGGAAAGGAAGGTCACCAGGGTCAAAGAGGTCTTTCTCGTCCGCAAAGAGGTGAACCTTACGATATATGTGGACATTGCCGCTCTCGGTAACAAGCAGTGCTGAGTTGTAGATTTTGCTACCCGCGGCTTCAGCAATTCCCAGGACGATGTTGATGCTGTGTTGCAAACAGAAGTTGATGATTTTGTTACAGGAGGGGCCATTCGGTACTGGTTCGGCAAACCGGGCGAGCTGCTCGCGGCTGGAAAAGAGATAGCCAGTTAGACAAAGTTCGGGCAGCACAATGAGGTCTGCCTTGATGCGGCTGAGACGGTGGAAAATTCGTGCCAAATTCGTTTCGACCAACAAATGCTCAGGGGAAAATTGGTAGATTCCAACGCGCATCAGATTATTTAGTGCTACAATAAGAGAGTACTTTTTTCCTTTGCCCTGTCAAGAAACCCTTGCCCTGGTAGTAGTTTTATAAAATAATCCAATCAATTTATAACTGTTAATATTACAGAAAGATAGGCAACTGTCGCAGTGAATAAAGGGTTGTCGCACATTTGACTGATATTACTATTTTTGCTATAATTCACACAATGACGCAGCGGGGAAGTGGTGAAAATTTACAATTTTCTCAACCCGTTGGTGACCGGTATTACATTGAAGAAATCCTTGGTGGAGGAGAAACTACTGAGGTTTATCGGGTTCGCGACATTGTTACGGGCCGGTACCTCGCGCTGAAAACGGTACGTAGCGGGTGTCCTGAAGAAGAAAATGTAAGATTAAGCCGGGAATTTTTTTACCTTTCCCAAATTTCTCATCCCGGTGTGGTGGCGGTTCACGACTATGGCAGAATTACGGATGGTCGAGCCTATTTCACAATGGAGTATATCCCCGGAGTGCCGATAACCCGCTATTTTGGTGGTGGTTACGACCCGCGCTTAAACGATGTCATTGTGCAGATTCTTTTGGCACTGGATGCAATCCACGCCCAGGGAATGATACACTGCGATTTAAAACCCGAGCATATTCTGGTTGTTGAGGACGAGGGGAAATTCAGCGTCAAACTGCTCGATTTTGGGTTTGCCGAGGATTTTTGTATCGTAGGTCCGAAAAATGGAAAAGGCACACCTGGTTATGTAGCACCCGAGATACTGAAAGGGGTTGATTCTGATGTGCGGGCTGACCTTTACGCATTAGGGATGGTTATTTACGAGACATTAACGGGTATTGGTCCAGGAAGAGGGGCGGACCTTCTTGATTGGCTGAGGAAACAGCAACAAGGTGATTTTGCACCCCCTCGTTCCTTCAATTCTGATATCCCGGATAAACTGGACCGACTGGTGATGAAACTGATTAGCCCGCGTCCGGAGCAGCGACCGGCATCGGCACAAGCGGCCATTGAGGAGTTGATTGGCGAGAACTTGTCTAATGTTGCATTGCCGGCGTTGCGGCGGGACATAATGGCTTCCGGGTTTGTTGCCCGGGAAGAGATTCTTCAAAAGTTAAAAGAGATTTTGCGATTTGTTGCTGATGGTCAGTCGAGTGTGGTTTGTATTTCCGGTGACCGGGGTGTGGGTAAGAGCCGGCTGCTTGCTGAGTTCAAATTTTATGCAGAAATGGAGGGAGCATCGGTATTCTCTTTCGAGCCCGTGTCGCTCAACGCCCGTTCTCAGTCGCTTATCGAGGCGCTGGTTGGGCTCTTGCGTAGCTACGGCCATACCGGAGCACCATTAATTTCGGTGGATGCGGGCAGGGAGAGTAACTACCGTTTGTTTGAGTGGGTAACTCAACGATTGAAACTGGTGGCAAACTCCCATCGGATAAAACACAGTTTGGTAATTATTGTGGATGACTTTGAACTTTTTGACCCGACAAGTCTGGATTTACTCCGTTACCTGGCGTTGGGGGTTGATACGGAACGGGTGATGCTCGTGGTGACCGGGCTGAAAGAAAAACGCTTTCTGGATACGATTGATGGGATTAAGCACCGTGCTAATTTTCAACACATCGTTATTCCACCTTTTAAACGGGATGAGGTTAAAGAACTGGTGCTTTCCATATTAGGAAAGGTGCAGGATGTTGAACCTTTGATAGACTGGCTGTTTGAATTTACCGGCGGTAACCCGCTCTGGGTGGTGGAAACAATTTATGAGTTGATTGAAGATAAAATTTTGGTTAGAGAAATGTCGGGATGGAATCTGGCTAAAGACCGGCTGGCGGCTTTCCGCCCGCCACCATCAATTAGTGATACAATCCGCCAGCGCGTTGAATCGTTAACCCCGGAGGAAAAATCGGTCCTGGAGATTGCGGCAGCGGCTGCAGGGCCTTTTACTCTTAAGTTGGTGCGGGCGGCGCTTAACCTTGAAGAGAAGGTTTTATTTAAGGCGATTAACCGACTCAAGGGGCTTGGTTTTCTCAGGGCGTTCCGTGCCGCATGCCCGGAAGACAAATTCAGTTTTTCTCCGGGCTGGGTTCTCTCAAGTAAGATTCTCGAAAGCGTAATAGTTGAACGGCTGTCGGTTGAGGAACGGCGTGAGAACCATCGTAAAGTGGCGCTGGCTCTGGAGTTGCTTTATCCAGAACGAGTACCGGAGATGGTTTTTGACCTGGCACACCACTGGACACTTGCTGGTGTGCGGGACCGGGCTTATGACTACTCACTTCGCGCCGGGGCAAGAGCTAGGGAGTGGTTGCTCTTCGAGCAGGCGCTGGCGTTTTATGAAAACGCACTCAGCCTTTCAGCCGGTTTGATTACGGCGCGGGAGCGTGTTGGTTTGTTGGAGAAGGTTGGTGAACTGCGGGAACTGACCGGCAGATTTGCTGAGGCGATTGACATATATCGTCAGGGTATGGGGCTGGCGGTTGCTGAATCGGAACTTGCCCGGGATAAAAAGTTTCTTGCCCGATTTCTGCGTCGGCTCGGGCTGGTGTATCAAAAACAGGGGCTGGTAGCGGATGCGATAAACCTTTTGAATCAATCGCTTCATTTATTATCGGAAGACAGTTTGGAGCGGGCACGGCTTCTTGCCGACCTTGGTTGGTCCTATTGCGGGTCAGGAGATTTTAGCCATGCGGAGGAGGTTTTGACCACTGCTCTGCAACTGGCAGAAAAATTGAAGTCAACTGTGACCGTTGAAGCCAATCGGCTGGTGGGTTTGATACTTTACTACTTTGCGGTTCTTGCCTGGGCAAAATACGATTTTGTGCTGGCATTGCAGCTGGCGGAGCGAGCGCTGGATGTTTTTGAGCGTTTAGAAGAAGAGATAATGAAAGCAACGGTGAGTCAGTTTATAGCAACGCTTTACACTCGCCGGGGAGAAGCGGAAAAGGCAAAGGAGTTTTATCAGCGGGCTGTTGCGTGCCAGCGCCGGGCGGGTGCGGTTTATTATCTGCTTACATCGTTACAGGGGTTAGGTTTACTGTCTCTTGATGAGGGCGAGTGGAACCAGGCAGAGCAGTATTTCAAAGAGGCGCTGAAGATCGCGGAGCAAGTAGGCAACCTATCCGACCAAGTTAATCTCTATACGATGCTGGGTGGAGTATATGATGTCAAAGGTTTATGGTCTTTAGCACACGATTTTTATGGACGAGCCCGGACAATTGTTGAACAAGATGAAGGTAAGATTGGCTTTCGCACCCGATTTGCTCTTCTGTGCAATATCGCTTTGCTACGGGCTAAACAGGGTGAACTTGGAGCGGCAGAAGAGTATATCGCCCAGGCAGCAAAGGTAATTGAAGGGGTTGACGATTCGTATTTACAATTTAATCTGTTGGTAAACCAGGCTGAGGTTGCTTTACGGGCAGAGCGGTTGGAACGGGCAAAGGGATTCCTTGTCAGAGCATTCTGGATTGTGGCCAGGGAGCCGGACTGGCGCAAACTGGCAAAACTGTACATCCTTTCAAGCCGGCTCCGTCTTGCTGCCGGTGACAGTCATCGGGCGCACTATGCGGCAAGCAGGGCGCTAACCTTGCTTCGGGACTATCCATCTTCACTGGAGTTCGCCATCGCCCTACGGTGTTCGGGATTGGCAAAGTGCAAACTTGACCAGATGGAAAAGGGGCAGGCGGAGTTGAGACGCAGTATTGAAATCCTTCGGCAGTTAGGTGTTAAGTATGAACTGGCGCTTTCGCTGAGTGCGCCGGCTAAGAGTTTGACTGGGGAAAGCCGCGTCTCGGGTTTGAAGGTGCCGATTACCAGTCGGCAGGTTTCCCGGGAGGAGTTCAACGAGATAAAGTTGAATTTGAAGGAGGCGATTGGGTATTTTCAGGAGTTGGGAGCGAAGCCAGAGGCACAGGAGTGCGAACAACTTCTGGATACGCTGGATCAGGCGTTTGGCGTTTTGCAGTTAAAGGCGCAGGAGCGGAGTGAGTACCTGAAGGTCTTTTACCAGTTGAGTGAACTTTTAAATCTGGGATTGAGTCGTGAAGACTTCCTTGACCGGGTACTTGATTTAGTGCTTTCAGTTACCAAGGCAGAGAGGGGATTAATATTTTTTATCCATGGTAACCGGCTAATCCCGGTTGCAGCCCGGGATATTGACCATCGGACCCTTGAGGATGCAACCGCGGTTTCGCAAACGGTTTTACGCAAGGTCAAGCGGCGGGGTGAACCTTTAATCAGTGCCGATGCGCTTGCTGACCCGAGACTCAACAGTTTTAACAGCGTTCTATTAAACAAAATTCGCTCGCTTCTGTGTGTGCCGCTTATCGTAGAAGGTAAGGTGATTGGTACAATCTACCTTGACTCCCGAATTACATCCCATCTATTTTTAGAAGAGGACCGAAGTTTGCTGCTGGCGGTGGCGAATCTCCTGGCTGCAACGATTGACCGCTCAACAACCTTCCGGGAACTGCAGGAACAGATTTCAGATATTCGTGAAGGCATTTTAGTTGACGCGGCAACCGGTTTATTTCTGGGTAGGTCTAAAGCAATGCGACAGGTTTATCAGGTTATTGACCGGATTGCACCGACAGATTGCACGGTGTTACTGACCGGTGAGACTGGCACCGGCAAGGGTGTTCTGGCACGGCTGATTCATCAACGGAGCGGGCGTAAAGACAACAAGTTTGTTGCGGTGAACTGCGGAACTTTGCCCGAGACTTTGTTTGAATCTGAACTGTTCGGTCATGCCCGGGGTAGTTTTACCGGTGCGGTCAAGGATAAGGTCGGTATTTTTGAAACCGCACATGGGGGAACGATTTTCCTCGACGAGATTACCAACACCACCCTGACAATCCAGGCGAAACTTCTGCAGGTGCTGGAGGAAAAGGTGATTCGGCGGGTAGGCGAAACCGAACCCCGAATGGTTGATGTCCGTCTGATTTGTGCTACAAATAAAAACCTTGCCGAAGAGGTAAAAGCGGGTAGATTTCGAGAAGACCTCTACTATCGGATGAATGTTGTGGCGATAGAGGTGCCGCCGCTCAGGGAAAGGGTCGGCGACATACCTCACCTTGCCGACTATTTTCTGCACAGTTATGCGACACAGTTGAATAAACCTATACTGGGGTTTGAAGATGATGTGATTGCCGCCTTTACTCAGTACCACTGGCCCGGTAATGTCCGGGAACTTCAAAATACGATTGAAAGGGCGGTGATAATGACCCAGAACCGCCGAATTTCGCTTGCCGATGTGGGCAAACCATTCACCGATATGCAGATTACCCCAGAGTTTCCCGGAAATAAGAAACGGACAATTGACAAGGAGCAGGTGGTCAACGCATTAAAAGAAACAAACGGGAACATCACTCGAGCCGCGGAACGCCTTTCAACCCACAGGCGCCAACTCCAAAGGCTTATAAAACGATACAAAATAGACCTTGACAGCCTGCGGCAGGCGTAGCCGTCTTACCCCAATTTCTAAGTTATTATTTTTTGAATAGTTGTAGGGTTGAATTCAAAAGGTGCGACAATTTTGTTTTGTCATTGTTGTGAATAAAAAGCTGGGTGGATATTATAAGTTACAATTCTGCGATAGTTATAATAAGCATAAAAATGTGGCATTGTTATTGCAATTATAAAAGTTAGTTTGGATTAATTAGGTCAGGTTCTTTATATAAAAAGGAGGAAGCAATGGACGGCATCGTTCCGATTCTCCCACCCCCGCGGCCTGCGCCACCGGTGAAGTAGGTGCACAGGCGTTAAATTGTCCTCAGCCCGCAATGCGGGCTGAGGATTTTATTTATCGGGATTCGTAAAATGTTTTTCCCCAGAAGGCGACCTTTTTTATCAAACCTTCTTTGACCATTTTTTCGAGTACCGGCTTTATCTCACGGGCAGGAATTCCGAGGGAACGGCAGAGGTCTTCTTCGGTTACAGGTCTATTCTGCACTACGGCAAGGACCGCTTTCTGGCTGTTGCCGTGGAATTTTCTCTGTCTCTTTTTAATCGGTGAGAAGGCGATTTCGGCTTCAGGTCCAAAGAGCAGTTTCACCTGGTTCAGGTCGTCCATTGTTAGGGGCAGGGCGTCTTTTTCTGCTGGCGGCCGCACCACAGTGTTCAGGTGGACCCGGTCCGGCTTTATTTCATAGGCAAGCCGGCGAAGTTTCATCAGATGTTCAGGAGAGTCGTTAACTCCTTTTACCAGCATAATTTCCAGCCACAACTTTCCTTTATAGTAACGACGAAATGTCTTGAGCCCCTGAACAATTTTTTCAACCTTTAAGTCTGGATGACACCGGTTAACGCGATGAAATGTTTTCTGGTCTGCGGCATCAAGGCTGGGAACGACCAAGTCCGCCGGGTACAGGTCGTGGCGGACCTTCGGGTCCAACAAAAGGGTTGAATTGGTGATGACCGCTACCGGGATTTTGAACTCGGCTTTGAGAAGGCGGATGAGTTTTCCAATGTCTTTGTTTAGGGTGGGTTCGCCTTCGCCGGAAAAGGTGAGATAGTCAATCCGATGTTGAGCAACTGCGGTGCGCACTTCCTTGAGAATTTCATCTATCGGGTAGAATGAGCGGCGTGCTAAGGTGAGTTTAGTTGTTCTGCCACACTGGCAGTAGATGCAGTTCAGGGTGCAGGTTTTCTTCGGGATAATGTTTAATCCCAAAGAAAGCCCGAGACGTCGGGAAGGTACCGGGCCATAAACATAATTTTTGATTATCATCTTTTGACCAGTTTACAGGTATTTTTTGTCCTGGGCAAGTGGGGTGCGGCACCGGTCGTAAGATGAATGAAGTAGATGCCAGGAGGCAAGGTATTGCCCTGTGTGTCGGTCCCGTCCCAAGTACAGGCATACCAGCCGGCGGGTTGCTTTTCTTGCACGATTGTTTTAATCTTCCTGCCACTGACATCAAAAAGAGTTAAAGAGACATCGGAATTTTGAGCAATGGAGTAGAAAATGGTGGTGCGGTTCCGGCAGGGGTTTGGGAAAACGCGAAGCAGATGTGCCGAATCCGGAGCAGGATGGGTGAGTGATTCAACGGTTGTGACCTGGATGTCATCAAGGTAAAAACCCTCGCCGGTTTTGCCGTCACCGTCGGAGACAAAGAGAAATTTAATCTGAACCGATTCGCCGGCAGGATATGAGGAAAGGTCGAAACTTTCTTTAAGCCAGGTTGAGGTCAAACCCATTTTTTCTTCAGATAGGGCACCACCAGTTCCGATAAAGTAAAGGGTGTCTTCCCGGTTAGGGGTAATTAATATGACATACAAACCATCCACACCGTAAATCGGCAATGAGAACCATCGGTAGAATGTCAAAGCGGCAAATGGGGGCAAAGCAAAGCGGGGTGAGAGTAACCAGTACGAGGCGCGGTCAGGATAAGTGCCGGTTTCATTACCTGCATAGCAGGCAAAAGATGGGCTGTGGAATCTCCGGGTTGAGAGTGACCAGGACCCGTTCTCACCACCGGTTGTCCAGGTGCCGAAACCGGAATCAAAATCGGTATAGATGCCAAGGGTATTGGAGGCGATTGTCAATGTGTCACTGGTAAGGTGCCGATTTGCGGTGATGTTTACACCAAGTTGAAACCGACCGGTGCCGACAAACCGGGCCGGGGTTAAAGACCAGACAGTTTCTCCGGGCGCGATATCGGGAAAGATTAAACCCGGGGTTATTATTTGGGGCAACAGGGTTTCGGGTCGAGGCAGAAAAATGGTTCCAGATGGCTGGGTTGCAGATGCCAAACCCGAGTTGGTAAGTTTAATAAACAGGTTAACGGTGTCCGGATAGGAGATGGTTGTTAAGTAGCTGACAAGTCGCAGTACAGGTGTACCGATTTGCAGGGTGAGCGGCAGGGAAAGGCGGAAACCGATGGGTTCGGTAAATGTCAGGATGCAGGGAACAGTTTGACCGTTGCGGCTAAGGGTGCTACAGCGGAAGCTGAATGAGGTTAAGACCGTTTCGCTTTGCGGTTGCAGGGCAGGGATAGAAACGGCTTTGTTTGTAAAGATAACAAAGGGTGAGGTTGTTGAAATTGAACAGCGGACCGGATTGGTTTGCAGAGTGCCGGTGTTGGCGATGGTCAGATGAAGGCGATAGGTTTGACCCGGTGAAAGGAATTGGGTGGTTTCGGCTTCAGGAGTGATAAGTCGGTAACCGGTAACCGAAAGGGTAGGTTGGCTAAATACCGGAATGGAATCTTCAAGCGGCAGGTGATTGGATGCGGTGATGATAATGCGGACAGTTGAGGTGCTGGAGAGTGTAATTGGCAGACAAAGGGTGCCTGCGGTTGAAGTTCTGCCCCGGGCAAGGAGCGTAGAGTTCTGGATAACTGTGACCCGGGCACCGGTAACCGGTCCCGCAGGGTCTTGAACTGCAAGCCAGACAGAGTTTTCACCCACGGTCAGATGGGAAGGTTTGCTTACAGTCAGCGGAATCGGGGTGGCGGTGAAGATGAGCATTGCCGGGTCACCTAAGAGGTTAAGGCAGTACTGATGCCAGCGATAAACATTGGGTTCAAAACTGTAAGGAGCAAAGAAAAGTTTGGTGCGGGCAAGAATTTCACCGATACGAGGCTCGGCGTGGCCGAACAGCTCCTTAAAGAATCGGAAATCAAACCGGTCCGAGTAACCGAATCCCGGGTTACCAGGCGAACCCCAACCATACGAGGAGTTACCGATGAACGCTACCGCACCGCCCTGCGGATTACGGATAAAATGTTCTGCGATGGCGTCAAGGTCAAAGGCGTTGGTCCAGCACCCGATTGAGTAGCCGATGCCGGCACGGCTGAAGTT from candidate division WOR-3 bacterium includes:
- a CDS encoding C25 family cysteine peptidase is translated as MAAHLLLLLFCLFIDTTAQTVVHTFTFSHADLQLSITENGTLFNLPDAEIATPPNNPALPVKPINILLPPNTRLAGIKTVSVEYETLPGSFNLAYVPPPNILSLPAQKLSGKPPLIDFSNPYPESVCVITNQGYMRGKPVASLLIFPLQLLPEQNRVRLIKKVNLAFEHKFQSTAEWAETGPLEYLIVTSQTMDTVFAPLARWRQQTGFNTGCRAIEWITSVYQGQDPAEKLRNYLQQCAQDSGLKYLLLGGDVDIVPVRKAFALACSAGLHPREDSLPCDFYYSCLDGNWDADGDGVFGETEDSVDLYPDIYVGRVPVNTPEQARAYVDKLIAYELGRTYDYQTRTLFSAAILWDEPYTDEAIAKERIAAQALPVGYGPIHKLYESRMTVTVDTACALLNSGFNFFNHCGHGWFNALSLARGATLRNQDVDGLINFSRAGIGYSIGCWTNAFDLDAIAEHFIRNPQGGAVAFIGNSSYGWGSPGNPGFGYSDRFDFRFFKELFGHAEPRIGEILARTKLFFAPYSFEPNVYRWHQYCLNLLGDPAMLIFTATPIPLTVSKPSHLTVGENSVWLAVQDPAGPVTGARVTVIQNSTLLARGRTSTAGTLCLPITLSSTSTVRIIITASNHLPLEDSIPVFSQPTLSVTGYRLITPEAETTQFLSPGQTYRLHLTIANTGTLQTNPVRCSISTTSPFVIFTNKAVSIPALQPQSETVLTSFSFRCSTLSRNGQTVPCILTFTEPIGFRLSLPLTLQIGTPVLRLVSYLTTISYPDTVNLFIKLTNSGLASATQPSGTIFLPRPETLLPQIITPGLIFPDIAPGETVWSLTPARFVGTGRFQLGVNITANRHLTSDTLTIASNTLGIYTDFDSGFGTWTTGGENGSWSLSTRRFHSPSFACYAGNETGTYPDRASYWLLSPRFALPPFAALTFYRWFSLPIYGVDGLYVILITPNREDTLYFIGTGGALSEEKMGLTSTWLKESFDLSSYPAGESVQIKFLFVSDGDGKTGEGFYLDDIQVTTVESLTHPAPDSAHLLRVFPNPCRNRTTIFYSIAQNSDVSLTLFDVSGRKIKTIVQEKQPAGWYACTWDGTDTQGNTLPPGIYFIHLTTGAAPHLPRTKNTCKLVKR